The DNA window AAGGACATCAGCCGACACTTATTTGCAAACTGATAGCCTTCTTTTTGACGTCTTTAGCCGGACAAACTTGATAAGGGGGCCTTTTATACAGCAGATAATGATACAACAAATGCATTTGAAATCCCTTATCTGTTCTTGGGGTAAATATACCCATGTGGGTACAAACGTGATCtagtttatataatttgatttttttcatttaaatattgaaatcggTCGCCAGTCACTCAGAGGAGAAAAATACATCAACCAACTCACGTGAACAAAATCTGTAGAAAAAGAATATTAAGGTATGTGTTAGAAacgataatatattttaatgataaatgaatacatgtagatatatttattaacatagatttagaaaaaatcaattttaagaagaaaaaattgataagcaatttatatattttttaaaaaaatcatatggaAATCGATAGTGTTTCAAAATCttgcagaaataaaacaaaaattaagaaaaagagaAGCGGAAAAAAATTGTGCACTATGATTTTTGATAAGAcatatttgttttgtattgttttaaagaaaaagggTCTTTAGTTTTTAGATACTATTCCAAAAATAtgcaaaagcaaataaaaaaaggacGGGGCGGGAGGGggattactgtactttgttttttgagaagaatagtaaaaataacatatgcaataaatatttatttccagATGTTTTACCTTGCTTTGACTTCCTGTCTTTTTACCCTGGCCCTAGGATTCGTTGCTCACGAATCTCACGCACATGCACATCTACCAGGTTTCTGCAACAATCTCGACTGTCCAAGATTTTCCGTCCTGCAGACTTACAAAGTAAataaatgtgtatatatttCACACAACTAGTGCTTAATTTTTCCGTCCTATCGtatcacattcattttattgttgttgtttttttttggaatttacattttttattgtttgatcaGCCAAAACGTGTATTTTTAATTTCGTATTTTATCGAAGGAAGGGTATGAACTCCGACAGTACGAATCATCCAAGTGGGTGATGACAAACCTAACAGCCATGATATTTACCGACGATGATGATAAAGAGATGTTCGACAAACTTTTCTATTACATATCTGGAAATAATTCCATACGTAAGTAATTATCGGTTACTACGTGTATTTTCATACTTCATCTACTAGtgaatgcatgaactacacttGTTCATTCATAGACAAAATATTTGCAAGATCTTTCTCCTCCGTCCCTCAAACATCttgataattttatattttctttttctctccCCTCTCTTTCCATTATATGAACTTACTCGGGTATAACCTCACCAGAACTATTTTCAGAAACCAAAACTATTTTACAGACTCAAAGATCCCGATGACGGCACCAGTACTAAGGGAGGTAATCCACGGTCCAGGACCTGCCTGTGAGAGCACGTTTATGACCCATTTTATGATTCCTTTCTCCCTCCAATCAAACACTCCCACCCCCACTGACCCACGTGTTTACCTGAGGGAGGTGCCAACAATGAAAGTTTTTGTCAGGTGAGTTGTAACAAGGCGGTTCCAGCTGCAATTGttgtttaatattattatacatgtacgtgcacatggtaaaaatatttttataccaTGGATTCACCTCATGTTGAATCTAACCAGTAGTTCTGTACgagaataaatgtacatttatgtgTGTACATGGTATATTTAAGATTAAGATAatggtaaaaaattaaataacgtcagcgaaaaaaaaaaatttaaaaaggaaaaagatACTGTATATTTTCTCAGAGTAGTAGAGAACTAACTTTGGGGTAATCAGGAAACAACTAACTCTTTGAAAAACCCTATTTCAGCATAGTACGTTGTTTTCCTTCTTGAATCAGATAATTTGAACTTTATTTGAACTATTTTGACAATTCAGTCTCAGTATGGTATTTTAGTAAATCTTACAGATCGTTTGGGGGGAAACCGACGGCGGAGGATTACATGAACGAGCTGCAGACGCTGGCTGACCAGATCGGTGACAGTGCTCGGTATGAGAACGCCTATTACTTCTTCGCCGGCTACGACAGTCCTTACAAGGTCTCGGACCGCCATAACGAGGTCTGGCTCAAAGCGCTATGAGCGTGACGTTATGTGTTTACCCGTGAAACTTCAACAGTTGTTAtgttcaatttttcatttttttttttttacatttttattgacataaattttgttttataaatcgGAATGTTGGTTTTTTTCTGGTAAAGTTACTCTTGGTAAGCATTCATTTGTTTCGTATAATCGAAAAATTGCTCGGCCTTTTCCGTCAAGCCGACTTACAAAACGGAAAAGGTCGAGAGATGTTACGAATGTGTTTGGTAGAATGAAGGATGTTGATTAAAATGAAACTTATAAATCATTGAGTATTCTATTCAATCTTCAAACTTGGTGGAAAAcagcttccgctaaatcaagttcATTGCCAAATGCcatgcaaacatacatgtatttcaatattcagaaatgtataaaatcaaatttacctacttttttgaaagtttacccttttttgtaaaaaatcatatgcgctaaaataaaaagaatgtttCACGTCAAAAACACTAAATACAATAAAGTTACACATCCCACTGTATATGTTTACAGCATCCTGTAGTGTGTTTCTATCCGAGTTTTGGGGGTCGGCTTCGGTCGATCACAGTTGTGTTCGTACATGAGGCATCCTGCAAATTTCACTATCTGCGCATGCACACATCACACCTTGCACAACTTTAATACTGAGCAGTGATAGCTTCGTGTAAGTCTTAAATCCATGTTCAATACCAAGGAAAATAATTTCAATGCATTTTTCTTGTTACCCGTTCCGTCAATCCGTCCTTCTGTCATTCCGTCATGATTCACTTTCGATCATATCTCACCAACCGTTTCACACATTCAACTCTTTGATACATGGATGTAATACAGGTTCACTTTCCGATCATTATCCTAAAAACCGTTgcacatattttgatatatgaATGTGTACAAGGAATTCATATGATGATTTTGCCAGAGTTGTGCcttttgaactttaaaaaaaaattgaaaaattctgTTTCCGCCCTCTAACTTTCGAAGGTTGTGTATATAAAGCTGATATTTCATATGTAGGCTATTTATAAGATAATACTGGGGCGGCGTTAaagatcgtagctgctacgTATGGCTACGTAGTTAAACGATTAGCTAATTAAGCTGCTACGTAGATATTCTTGGCCTAAATAGTTTATGCTTACcatcaaattcaagatggccaccttagttaccactttgtaacaaacttgaaatgtatatacttcgtgatattttgttcatccattaagttataatgaattttgacatgcatatttccgcttgaaattaacaaattatgtcgatgtaattagtctttagttgaatatttccaacttcaaaGCTGAGACCTAGCGACAAACCTAGCGGGTCGTTCAATAGACCTacgacctagcggctaggctagctgctACGAACTTGAACAGGACCTGTTGTTCGCAGCCTAAATCACGttcgaatttaaaaaaattaggaaattcTTAGTTTCCGCTCTCTAACCTTTTGAAGTGATGCATATGTAAAGTTGATGTTTCTAAAAGAATAATTTATTAGAAAGTACAGTTGGTTCCTATCCGATGATTTTTGATAGAGTTATGCCTCTTGAACTTAAAGGGAAATGAGTaattttcagggatttatatcttattttgcagttgttatattttaaatttggcatttgaaattttgaacgCTGGCGGGGGCATTCGTGGCATTGCGACACTTCTAGTTTAAAAACTACACTTGTgtgaacaaaaataacaaatgaacaATTACAATACaaagttgcaagaacttgtgttcgaaccctttgtatattatatatacaataaaatatgttaaaaccaaagcttttaaattatttaatttattggGTGCGTTAAGTACAAAACTCTGTCCccagtttttgcttccaccacttttcgcttgatatttcgataataattaatcaaatacctttgtgctcaacaaaaaaaatgtccagattatctgttttgaaacgccccctctaccgcttcaggtttcaatacacatccaaaaatagaaagtctacgggcattgcatcagccattaataagcccggatgataacgtttaaaatttgcgcgaggtgtcccgagaacttccgaatggaaaaaaggtgtaaacatttcctattataaatctccgtaagaaatttgttttcgttcctgtaaacttttatgagtgaaaagggatgaTTTGTCAATGAACATATCttgaatattttccatttcattgatATCAGCTGTActtttttcacaggtatgtgtatttttatcaaaggTCATCAAAAAgggatggaagcaataacttgggacagactacaTGTATAACTCTTTTTCGTATCAATTGGATATGCATTTGcccattttcaaaatataaggataCGTTTCAGTGTAGATGGAAGATCCTGCGGTACTAAAAAATAATGAccagaaatatacatgtagatgaattTTTAATACCGGTATGAGGCGTCGtaactactagtatatattaCCGTACCTTACACACGTGTATCACTCACCTTAAATACACTGCACCAAGGCACCTTTTGGCAGGGGAATTTTTACATTCCGTAGTTGCCAAGTTTCCAAAATTAAGAATCAAGATTATGAAAAACCAACAGGATAGCTGTTTTAAGTAAATCTAGTTCACTATTCAAACCTGATGATTCTTATATTTGTAATAAACCAACGTGAtgttaaaagaagaaaataaaaattttgaaaatgacctTTTCTCCAAGTTTTTAAGATTACCTCATTGGGTACCCTtggatcaaaaaaaaaataaataatatatcatgaacgttgttataattatgtaaataaaagaatcacaaataactgaaaattatttttaaccagAATCTgcctttaattttcaaaatcagtCTGATTTGAGAACGTTATCAAaatgcatcttcgctagccaaacgttttcggtccactctgctCCCCATTTTtggaaacccttggctagcgaagatgtcaAAATGATAAGGGTCCTTTAAAGTACTGGACAGTAAacgttttcaaattttaataactaCACTTTCAATATGTATTTaagtttcaaaattataaaagacaAGCAAAAACGAGGACATAAGAAGGTTTgtagatttaatttttatcaacaatcaAGCCACCCTATATTCTATAACATGGCGCTTTAATGTTATCGTAACAATTAATATTCTCACAAAAATACAACATGGCACCTTTCAAAGAATCATCAATAAGAatgactatacatgtacatatttgaaccgcattaaaataaaacaataaaacaaatttaatagcTTCAGACATGTATGATTAtcatattgtaaacataaaatgcaAATCTTTGGAAAAAATGCTCCACAactaaaagtacatgtagcattaATTATGTCGAAAGTATTAAGAATCGATTTAAACTTtgatattaaaacattcaataaacgtctattaaaagaatatcattTTGTCCCAAATCAGAATCAAATGACATCACCAGGGCATACATACAGACATACGGACATCACACACTGTGACACATATATACGACCACCCAAAAACATAAAATGAGCAAACAAGTTCAAGTTACTTAAAGTGATTATGCGACAAAACATGGCTAGTCATATGTACCCATCACACGCTACATCTACAGTTGAACTAAGTACAAGTTATCAATCATATGTGTCCTTTTGACGCTTTACCAGAAAGAAAGCTTTGATAAGACACGAACCAGATAAACGTTCATTTCTCCAACATTTACACTAATCCTATCAACTCAATGAACCGGATACACAACACTGCTGCTCACAAATAGAATAAAACCTTATCAATTATAAAATCCCTAGGTGCACTATTTTTTGTCAGACGTAGCGGGTGAACTTCCACTGTTGTGATTTGGATCCGGGTGTACACGTCATCGCTACCACTCCTGCCGGATCAACATCCAGACACAAACCCGTCCGCTCGTGCTTTATGTACCCATTCTACAAAACGCAAACATATGCAGTGTGTTTACTTGTACTGAATATTCTATAGATTATGTGGGTCCTGGTCATATATCCAATTATAAAGTTGAATAGAGAGTATGTCCGCGTATGAACTTTCTAAACCTGCCTTCCAACGCATGTTTAAgcaattttttatacaaaaatatagtTTCTTATTGTTAGTTATTGTAGGTTAACTGTGCCTGTATTATGTAATTCACGATCAACACTGTCTATGCATGAACAAGAAAGAACACTGGTGCGTACACGATCAACTCATTCTCACGATACATGAATGTTACACTTCTAAAAAAGGCTGAATGAAAATTAACTGACTTCTTTAGGAATggcgtgaattctacagcgaatcGTATGCGCATAATTTACACGCATTTTAAAAGtacgttgtgttacccgttgccaagtatGTAATAGAACGGATTTTCAACTGCGTCTACACCAATCAGATTTcggtatttaacatgaaatatGATAAGGTGATTTAATGCTCTCTGACCTTGACATGCGTCCACTTGTCCCTGGGGCCTATGATACAGTCCTCCAACATCGGGCGGGATCCCTCCTTATTCTCCTTCAGCACCACACACTGCAGGGAGGTCCGCAACAGGTTGTCATTGGTCAACGAAAATCCCTATTAAAGATGGAGGTTCGCTTTATTCAGAAAATTTTCCAATATTTAAAATgcataaatttatgaaataattctgGTTACAAACAataactaatgatgattaacTTTCTTGACACAATTTCCCCagtttataaaattaacattaacaaaaacaacattaacatgaacaaaaagcaactaatttaattcatataattttcCAAAAGAATAAATTCTGTTTAACATTTACGTACAAAAGACAATTTAACAATCTCATTGCACAGAACCATTCCATGGGAATTGGAGCATGAATGAGGTCACTAACCTGTGTGGCCAACTTAAAATGACACGCTTCAAAGAACAGTCGTTCCGGAGCCTGAAACAGATACTGGTGGTTGTCTAGGCAACGCGGGTCGTGCATGTTTTGTAGctgaaataacaaaaattacaagagttattttattataaaaattgttataacatacatgtattaacagcTGATCCGAAACACATTTGACGCTAATACCCGACAATCATAAGCGTCAGAGAAGCCTCATCACTAAAGCAAATATGCTGCAGACAATACAATATAGTGCAATACATTTACTTGAGGTAGCGCCAGAGGGTGTTCAGATATTTGTTGTCAAAAGTTccatctttaaaatataaaatttttaattacaaagtTCATCTGCGTCTTAAAAGTCCATTACTCCggaataaatattgacaagctAGTTTGAAATTGGTCCAAGAAGGATGATTTGAAATTGGGAAAAGAATAAGAAATGACGCTGAAAACACAACGTCAACAATTCTTTACCAGAAACCTTTCCGAATAAGAATTAATAAGTTCTCATATTGTTTTTATCACGATCAGAAATATTGTCCAATCGAACTCTTCAAGTTGTAATAGgtgtttatatgttttatataccTTTCGCTGGGACATCAGGGATGACACCTTAGTTGTTAATTGATAGGTTAATTGACGGTTTGATTGATTAATTAATGAGTTAACTAATGGGTTAATGAATTAGTCTAGGTGATGTTTGGTAGGTCTTACCGATCCCCAGGCTTTCACGTCCCTGTTGTAGATAAACAGTTCCGGCCAGACGTTGTCAATAAACCAGGTGAAGTTCTTACATTGGAGGTTGTTTTTTAACTGGAGTCGGGCACTCAGATCCCCCGCACTCAAATcctgaaaattaaaacaaaatcatcttTGAAGTTTAGGCAGTTAAGATAAACGTACGCTgcaaaatatattctttttaaaacattaaacctCCTCAATTATTATTGATATGTCAAACAATTAAAGCAAACTCTGTTAGAattcactaagaacaaattgtCCCGCTAATGAATGTCATTTTGTTATCTTTAAATGACACAATAAATCTGTTCCATCTACTTCAATagatatttgatttgtttgagatgtatctcaaattttttaatttctgtttatCATATATCCATGAAAATAGGGTTTGGTcgatttattgtcattttgttatatttaatttGGACGCAAAAACATATGTTCCCTCTATTTCATTAGATACTTAATTTTTTAGAGATATATCTTAAATCTTTCATTTCTGTTTATCATATATCGATAAAAATAGGGAATGGTCGATTTATCGACATTAAGTTTTTCTTATAAGAATAATAAACTTCTAATCATTGTATCTACCGAAAAGCCTCAGGTAATTATTGCTCTGTTTTGCACCATAAATCTAATCGACAATCTCACAATCCATTAAATTCTGCTGATCATATTTGATGTTAGCGTAGCTATCTTACAGTTTATTACCTAATCACTCTCTATATCGCAACCCTTAGGTCAGACTGACTAAGTTTGTATCAGTCATTATAGATACATGTGGTATAGATAGTGTTACAGTACAGTCCACGTGTATCCGGTATAGTGTTTACCCCGCGGTTTGTAAATTAACATCGTGGTCAATTCATCGCGGTAATCTCAACAGCCATGTATTAAACCCGGCGGAGTGGCATATCGTTTATAAAAGTATAGCAGTTACATACATTTACCTATACCGCTATAAGAAGCTGATCTTATGGTGAAGTCACTAACCTTCATTTCCTCGAAATGGTCGTAGATGAACTGTCTGTATTCGGGATCCACCCACACCTCCACCGCCCTCTTGTAGTTATAGACCTCCACCCGCCTTCTACCCCCGGGGAACGAATAAGGCTGTGAGCGAGGAATGTGACCTAGATGTGAGCAGGGCAGGTGAACTAATCTACCTCCACACATCCATACCTGtaaaaaattgcttatttattttctaaaattaaaagacTATGACAGAGAGATCTGGCCTTAATGATGCGAAATGGTCAAGAAATTAACCCCCAAATCTGCataaactatcagagatatttTAGGAAATGCACTATTATTAAGtgaagaaaaaatctaaatattttggctttaatatttgaacatttttctatCAATTGCCCTTCGTCTATAGCAGGTCAATATTGTCTAAATTAGCCTCAATCATTCAGTCCTCTTAACCTTCCAACTTACTACAAGCATTTGATTTCCATTGCGTGAATAAAATCACACATGAAATATATGCCAACCCTTTGTTTTGCAGACATACCCTCCACGCCATCTCCAGATTTTCCCCTCCCCACACTGTCATGCCTTCATCATATGTACCAATCTCTTCAAAGTATTTACTTTCGATGGCATAAGCGGCTCCAACCATCACAGTCCCCCTACAAAGTAGATTCATGTTTTACCTGGGATTTTACTAATACCCAAAATagcttaaaaatatcaaaagttatATTCCACAAAAGTTTTGACTATATATTACATGACCATGCTGCAGGTgtgtagctcctggtctgaaaaatcGGAAGATCTGCAAATAGGTCGTCAATCCGCATTTTGTCAGACCGGGTGCAACAGAACTACAGCTTTACATTTAACGTTTGTACGTTAACGTTTGATTATCTATTTGACGTCATATTGACACCCGCGGGACACGTAACTCTGAAGGTAAACACACTCATGGCTACCTACGGTCTTGTATCAGCCTCTGTCTTTCCTATTTGGTCCTGCCGGAAGAAGGTCTCAAAGAAGACCATTCGCCAGTCGAATCCATATCGCGTCATATAGCCGTCGTTGAAGCGGTACTCCAGTGTTTCGGCGTTGACGTAATCAAGCACTCCCATGGCAACGGTTCTACGGTCTTTCTTGATCTCAGTAAGCAATGGCTGCAACCTACATTTGTATATAGTAAATGCATTAAAGATAGTATAAAGGTATACATTCTCTCCCTCTGACAATAGTCGTGCTacgtttttattaattaatatacattgtGGGGTACAAATCAAGAACGGATTATATACAAGAAGCACGTGTTTTATACAACATGGAAAtatttccgggggggggggggtgacacTGAAGGAGGATATTTTAAGGGTTAATGCACGCTTAATACCCAGTATTTACTTTCTTGTGGTTTATACAACGACAGGAAAACCACAAAGAAGTTACGATCTCCACTACCGGGCTATTTCTATATGTGTCTCAAGGACAGTTCAAACAGTGGTTTATTGGAACAAAAACCTAGCTGGcatattcaaccaaaaaacTATGTACAATCGGATACCGAGGCCAGCTTACTGTGGATTACTTCCCTTTAGGCGATATATCACTTCCTTGAACTAAATAGATAAATGTTGATCGATAATATCATTCACCGTTTACCGAGAACATTTTCTTTTACCTAAATCCgataaaaaataaggaaaatacaaagaaaacttttttttttaaatctaaaagcAGTTTCTAAATATTCTGTTGTCGAGTTTAAGtcttttaagaaatgaatattcaaaaatgtttttcaaataaacttatAATATGTAATAAGAACATTTAAGCAATAAGAACCAACCACTTCATGTATGATGATGTAAAAAGCATCAGCAGCACAAATTCGTTAGTGAACTCTATGAATTACCAGTACATataaattcatgtttttaagACCCCTACATGACCCAAATATATGTAATGCATGCATGATGTCTTATGATTTCTTATTGTCCGGTTGCACAATATATTTACCAcacatttacatgttttttaGCAAATAAATAAACGTATTTCTATGGCCAAGTTGCCTGAAGTCCACCGTTTACATTAATAACTACTACAATAATATAATTTCAATACGCAGGCTTCTGTACCAGAATACTGACCAGTTGTCATTGACCTCCATGTGGCTATCGAAGAAGGACAC is part of the Crassostrea angulata isolate pt1a10 chromosome 3, ASM2561291v2, whole genome shotgun sequence genome and encodes:
- the LOC128176503 gene encoding heme-binding protein 2-like translates to MFYLALTSCLFTLALGFVAHESHAHAHLPGFCNNLDCPRFSVLQTYKEGYELRQYESSKWVMTNLTAMIFTDDDDKEMFDKLFYYISGNNSIHSKIPMTAPVLREVIHGPGPACESTFMTHFMIPFSLQSNTPTPTDPRVYLREVPTMKVFVRSFGGKPTAEDYMNELQTLADQIGDSARYENAYYFFAGYDSPYKVSDRHNEVWLKAL